Proteins encoded within one genomic window of Ascaphus truei isolate aAscTru1 chromosome 8, aAscTru1.hap1, whole genome shotgun sequence:
- the C8H19orf44 gene encoding uncharacterized protein C19orf44 homolog isoform X3, which produces MMRRGGVRSSALARAQAQLLGQRIAIKPKDSTDELKEYMNALNKKTSALKLSQPSAPSLSDRSDFSVEDQATERHKGTESPRQAAFTQSRFLKNKQSSEQKPESLRSGAATANVMGPAARVNPAARPKVPTSAALRKLAEIENRYGHRRLEMDTSENESDLRTSDERPFSARSSSDRSRRGVRFLRKKADVKDSEAKIQKVGRAGQSKPTERRRVTLESEEEEILKLIGSSVEMSEDSDRWWNLPKPPRTPSPPSKGTPRRNLQRSHSALGYSSLRRPSSRYHSRTPSPPSRSTARSPGRTRSLTRLGSRSPSPSVRSTLTNNTSPRARLGRRSRTPLSQRSDLKSLDELFSRTAETDDPSSASSNDFKLNILNLDELAPTTETSEVRGKEAAAIKTPKEIHPPSPTQGKALPHTKHIKPFTRKTSLTEEETASEVQTEMNASTEISVPTQEESADNTAYSEDFENSSEATASETEHRSRSGSRSSLKCAPSTECTPSPIRSYSRPKKPQRGERWAETVQRVSMKEMAVQTSEPGFTYYWPHAASTLGPSLAPAFVDPVPIAHHVVSPELIEALTTYSPAALALNDMLKQQLFLTQSFVELTRQFHLSTVRSLEGEDYHYTTLEETKEYIRHHQSLKRNHGVALGTSGHHSWH; this is translated from the exons GAGTACATGAATGCTCTCAACAAGAAGACAAGCGCATTAAAACTCTCGCAGCCGTCGGCCCCCAGTCTGAGCGACCGCAGCGACTTCTCAGTCGAGGACCAAGCAACAGAGCGACACAAAGGGACTGAGAGCCCACGGCAGGCAGCGTTCACGCAGAGCAGGTTCCTGAAGAACAAGCAAAGCAGTGAGCAGAAACCAGAGAGTCTGAGGAGTGGTGCAGCCACAGCAAATGTGATGGGACCAGCTGCCCGCGTCAACCCTGCTGCCCGGCCAAAGGTGCCGACCAGCGCGGCTCTGAGAAAGCTGGCAGAAATCGAGAATAGATACGGGCACAG GAGGCTGGAGATGGACACTTCTGAGAACGAGTCTGACCTGAGAACATCCGATGAAAGACCTTTCTCCGCCAGATCCAGCAGCGATCGCAGCAGGAGGGGTGTCAGattcctgaggaagaaagcagacgTCAAGGACTCGGAGGCCAAAATACAAAAGGTTGGAAGAGCTGGCCAGAGCAAACCAACCGAGCGTAGGAGAGTGACACTGGAGAGCGAGGAGGAGGAAATTCTTAAGCTGATTGGGAGCTCGGTGGAGATGTCTGAGGACAGCGACAGGTGGTGGAATCTGCCG AAACCACCTAGGACGCCTTCTCCACCCAGCAAAGGGACCCCACGccgaaacctgcagagaagccaCTCCGCCCTGGGGTACAGCTCCCTACGCCGACCCTCTTCCCGCTACCATTCCAGGACTCCCTCCCCGCCGAGTCGGAGCACAGCCAGGTCCCCTGGCAGAACACGTTCTTTAACACGCTTGGGGTCTAGGTCCCCCTCGCCGTCCGTGAGGAGCACCCTGACCAACAACACTTCCCCCCGGGCTAGGCTGGGGAGACGCAGCCGCACGCCACTGTCCCAGAGGAGCGACCTCAAATCCTTGGATGAGCTGTTCTCTAGGACGGCCGAGACGGATGATCCGAGCAGCGCGAGTTCCAATg ATTTCAAATTGAATATCTTAAACCTTGATGAATTGGCACCCACTACAGAGACCAGCGAAGTGCGGGGAAAG gAGGCGGCTGCCATAAAGACTCCGAAGGAAatccatcctccctcccccacccagggCAAAGCGCTCCCGCACACCAAGCATATAAAACCTTTCACACGGAAGACTTCtttaacagaggaggaaacagcCAGCGAGGTGCAGACGGAAATGAACGCGAGCACAGAAATCTCTGTGCCGACGCAAGAGGAAAGTGCGGATAACACTGCTTATTCCGAGGACTTTGAAAACTCCTCCGAAGCAACAGCCTCGGAGACTGAACACCGTTCAAGATCAGGCTCGAGGTCATCTCTTAAATGCGCACCCTCCACAGAGTGTACCCCTTCCCCGATCCGTTCCTACTCGCGCCCCAAAAAACCCCAACGGGGTGAAAGGTGGGCTGAGACGGTACAGAGAGTCTCTATGAAAGAGATGGCTGTGCAGACCAGCGAACCTGGATTTACCTACTACTGGCCACACG CAGCCAGCACCCTTGGGCCTTCTCTTGCACCTGCCTTTGTTGATCCAGTGCCAATAGCCCATCATGTGGTGAGCCCTGAACTGATAGAAG cactgacCACATATAGTCCGGCAGCCCTGGCCCTGAACGACATGTTAAAGCAGCAGCTGTTCCTGACCCAGAGCTTCGTGGAGCTGACCAGGCAGTTTCACCTCTCTACAGTAAGGTCACTGGAGGGCGAGGATTATCACTACACCACACTGGAGGAAACAAAGGAG TACATCAGACACCACCAATCGCTGAAACGCAATCACGGGGTAGCACTAGGAACCAGCGGACATCATTCTTGGCACTGA
- the C8H19orf44 gene encoding uncharacterized protein C19orf44 homolog isoform X4, whose protein sequence is MMRRGGVRSSALARAQAQLLGQRIAIKPKDSTDELKEYMNALNKKTSALKLSQPSAPSLSDRSDFSVEDQATERHKGTESPRQAAFTQSRFLKNKQSSEQKPESLRSGAATANVMGPAARVNPAARPKVPTSAALRKLAEIENRYGHRRLEMDTSENESDLRTSDERPFSARSSSDRSRRGVRFLRKKADVKDSEAKIQKVGRAGQSKPTERRRVTLESEEEEILKLIGSSVEMSEDSDRWWNLPKPPRTPSPPSKGTPRRNLQRSHSALGYSSLRRPSSRYHSRTPSPPSRSTARSPGRTRSLTRLGSRSPSPSVRSTLTNNTSPRARLGRRSRTPLSQRSDLKSLDELFSRTAETDDPSSASSNDFKLNILNLDELAPTTETSEVRGKEAAAIKTPKEIHPPSPTQGKALPHTKHIKPFTRKTSLTEEETASEVQTEMNASTEISVPTQEESADNTAYSEDFENSSEATASETEHRSRSGSRSSLKCAPSTECTPSPIRSYSRPKKPQRGERWAETVQRVSMKEMAVQTSEPGFTYYWPHASTLGPSLAPAFVDPVPIAHHVVSPELIEALTTYSPAALALNDMLKQQLFLTQSFVELTRQFHLSTVRSLEGEDYHYTTLEETKEYIRHHQSLKRNHGVALGTSGHHSWH, encoded by the exons GAGTACATGAATGCTCTCAACAAGAAGACAAGCGCATTAAAACTCTCGCAGCCGTCGGCCCCCAGTCTGAGCGACCGCAGCGACTTCTCAGTCGAGGACCAAGCAACAGAGCGACACAAAGGGACTGAGAGCCCACGGCAGGCAGCGTTCACGCAGAGCAGGTTCCTGAAGAACAAGCAAAGCAGTGAGCAGAAACCAGAGAGTCTGAGGAGTGGTGCAGCCACAGCAAATGTGATGGGACCAGCTGCCCGCGTCAACCCTGCTGCCCGGCCAAAGGTGCCGACCAGCGCGGCTCTGAGAAAGCTGGCAGAAATCGAGAATAGATACGGGCACAG GAGGCTGGAGATGGACACTTCTGAGAACGAGTCTGACCTGAGAACATCCGATGAAAGACCTTTCTCCGCCAGATCCAGCAGCGATCGCAGCAGGAGGGGTGTCAGattcctgaggaagaaagcagacgTCAAGGACTCGGAGGCCAAAATACAAAAGGTTGGAAGAGCTGGCCAGAGCAAACCAACCGAGCGTAGGAGAGTGACACTGGAGAGCGAGGAGGAGGAAATTCTTAAGCTGATTGGGAGCTCGGTGGAGATGTCTGAGGACAGCGACAGGTGGTGGAATCTGCCG AAACCACCTAGGACGCCTTCTCCACCCAGCAAAGGGACCCCACGccgaaacctgcagagaagccaCTCCGCCCTGGGGTACAGCTCCCTACGCCGACCCTCTTCCCGCTACCATTCCAGGACTCCCTCCCCGCCGAGTCGGAGCACAGCCAGGTCCCCTGGCAGAACACGTTCTTTAACACGCTTGGGGTCTAGGTCCCCCTCGCCGTCCGTGAGGAGCACCCTGACCAACAACACTTCCCCCCGGGCTAGGCTGGGGAGACGCAGCCGCACGCCACTGTCCCAGAGGAGCGACCTCAAATCCTTGGATGAGCTGTTCTCTAGGACGGCCGAGACGGATGATCCGAGCAGCGCGAGTTCCAATg ATTTCAAATTGAATATCTTAAACCTTGATGAATTGGCACCCACTACAGAGACCAGCGAAGTGCGGGGAAAG gAGGCGGCTGCCATAAAGACTCCGAAGGAAatccatcctccctcccccacccagggCAAAGCGCTCCCGCACACCAAGCATATAAAACCTTTCACACGGAAGACTTCtttaacagaggaggaaacagcCAGCGAGGTGCAGACGGAAATGAACGCGAGCACAGAAATCTCTGTGCCGACGCAAGAGGAAAGTGCGGATAACACTGCTTATTCCGAGGACTTTGAAAACTCCTCCGAAGCAACAGCCTCGGAGACTGAACACCGTTCAAGATCAGGCTCGAGGTCATCTCTTAAATGCGCACCCTCCACAGAGTGTACCCCTTCCCCGATCCGTTCCTACTCGCGCCCCAAAAAACCCCAACGGGGTGAAAGGTGGGCTGAGACGGTACAGAGAGTCTCTATGAAAGAGATGGCTGTGCAGACCAGCGAACCTGGATTTACCTACTACTGGCCACACG CCAGCACCCTTGGGCCTTCTCTTGCACCTGCCTTTGTTGATCCAGTGCCAATAGCCCATCATGTGGTGAGCCCTGAACTGATAGAAG cactgacCACATATAGTCCGGCAGCCCTGGCCCTGAACGACATGTTAAAGCAGCAGCTGTTCCTGACCCAGAGCTTCGTGGAGCTGACCAGGCAGTTTCACCTCTCTACAGTAAGGTCACTGGAGGGCGAGGATTATCACTACACCACACTGGAGGAAACAAAGGAG TACATCAGACACCACCAATCGCTGAAACGCAATCACGGGGTAGCACTAGGAACCAGCGGACATCATTCTTGGCACTGA
- the C8H19orf44 gene encoding uncharacterized protein C19orf44 homolog isoform X1 — MMRRGGVRSSALARAQAQLLGQRIAIKPKDSTDELKEYMNALNKKTSALKLSQPSAPSLSDRSDFSVEDQATERHKGTESPRQAAFTQSRFLKNKQSSEQKPESLRSGAATANVMGPAARVNPAARPKVPTSAALRKLAEIENRYGHRRLEMDTSENESDLRTSDERPFSARSSSDRSRRGVRFLRKKADVKDSEAKIQKVGRAGQSKPTERRRVTLESEEEEILKLIGSSVEMSEDSDRWWNLPKKPPRTPSPPSKGTPRRNLQRSHSALGYSSLRRPSSRYHSRTPSPPSRSTARSPGRTRSLTRLGSRSPSPSVRSTLTNNTSPRARLGRRSRTPLSQRSDLKSLDELFSRTAETDDPSSASSNDFKLNILNLDELAPTTETSEVRGKEAAAIKTPKEIHPPSPTQGKALPHTKHIKPFTRKTSLTEEETASEVQTEMNASTEISVPTQEESADNTAYSEDFENSSEATASETEHRSRSGSRSSLKCAPSTECTPSPIRSYSRPKKPQRGERWAETVQRVSMKEMAVQTSEPGFTYYWPHAASTLGPSLAPAFVDPVPIAHHVVSPELIEALTTYSPAALALNDMLKQQLFLTQSFVELTRQFHLSTVRSLEGEDYHYTTLEETKEYIRHHQSLKRNHGVALGTSGHHSWH; from the exons GAGTACATGAATGCTCTCAACAAGAAGACAAGCGCATTAAAACTCTCGCAGCCGTCGGCCCCCAGTCTGAGCGACCGCAGCGACTTCTCAGTCGAGGACCAAGCAACAGAGCGACACAAAGGGACTGAGAGCCCACGGCAGGCAGCGTTCACGCAGAGCAGGTTCCTGAAGAACAAGCAAAGCAGTGAGCAGAAACCAGAGAGTCTGAGGAGTGGTGCAGCCACAGCAAATGTGATGGGACCAGCTGCCCGCGTCAACCCTGCTGCCCGGCCAAAGGTGCCGACCAGCGCGGCTCTGAGAAAGCTGGCAGAAATCGAGAATAGATACGGGCACAG GAGGCTGGAGATGGACACTTCTGAGAACGAGTCTGACCTGAGAACATCCGATGAAAGACCTTTCTCCGCCAGATCCAGCAGCGATCGCAGCAGGAGGGGTGTCAGattcctgaggaagaaagcagacgTCAAGGACTCGGAGGCCAAAATACAAAAGGTTGGAAGAGCTGGCCAGAGCAAACCAACCGAGCGTAGGAGAGTGACACTGGAGAGCGAGGAGGAGGAAATTCTTAAGCTGATTGGGAGCTCGGTGGAGATGTCTGAGGACAGCGACAGGTGGTGGAATCTGCCG AAGAAACCACCTAGGACGCCTTCTCCACCCAGCAAAGGGACCCCACGccgaaacctgcagagaagccaCTCCGCCCTGGGGTACAGCTCCCTACGCCGACCCTCTTCCCGCTACCATTCCAGGACTCCCTCCCCGCCGAGTCGGAGCACAGCCAGGTCCCCTGGCAGAACACGTTCTTTAACACGCTTGGGGTCTAGGTCCCCCTCGCCGTCCGTGAGGAGCACCCTGACCAACAACACTTCCCCCCGGGCTAGGCTGGGGAGACGCAGCCGCACGCCACTGTCCCAGAGGAGCGACCTCAAATCCTTGGATGAGCTGTTCTCTAGGACGGCCGAGACGGATGATCCGAGCAGCGCGAGTTCCAATg ATTTCAAATTGAATATCTTAAACCTTGATGAATTGGCACCCACTACAGAGACCAGCGAAGTGCGGGGAAAG gAGGCGGCTGCCATAAAGACTCCGAAGGAAatccatcctccctcccccacccagggCAAAGCGCTCCCGCACACCAAGCATATAAAACCTTTCACACGGAAGACTTCtttaacagaggaggaaacagcCAGCGAGGTGCAGACGGAAATGAACGCGAGCACAGAAATCTCTGTGCCGACGCAAGAGGAAAGTGCGGATAACACTGCTTATTCCGAGGACTTTGAAAACTCCTCCGAAGCAACAGCCTCGGAGACTGAACACCGTTCAAGATCAGGCTCGAGGTCATCTCTTAAATGCGCACCCTCCACAGAGTGTACCCCTTCCCCGATCCGTTCCTACTCGCGCCCCAAAAAACCCCAACGGGGTGAAAGGTGGGCTGAGACGGTACAGAGAGTCTCTATGAAAGAGATGGCTGTGCAGACCAGCGAACCTGGATTTACCTACTACTGGCCACACG CAGCCAGCACCCTTGGGCCTTCTCTTGCACCTGCCTTTGTTGATCCAGTGCCAATAGCCCATCATGTGGTGAGCCCTGAACTGATAGAAG cactgacCACATATAGTCCGGCAGCCCTGGCCCTGAACGACATGTTAAAGCAGCAGCTGTTCCTGACCCAGAGCTTCGTGGAGCTGACCAGGCAGTTTCACCTCTCTACAGTAAGGTCACTGGAGGGCGAGGATTATCACTACACCACACTGGAGGAAACAAAGGAG TACATCAGACACCACCAATCGCTGAAACGCAATCACGGGGTAGCACTAGGAACCAGCGGACATCATTCTTGGCACTGA
- the C8H19orf44 gene encoding uncharacterized protein C19orf44 homolog isoform X2, whose protein sequence is MMRRGGVRSSALARAQAQLLGQRIAIKPKDSTDELKEYMNALNKKTSALKLSQPSAPSLSDRSDFSVEDQATERHKGTESPRQAAFTQSRFLKNKQSSEQKPESLRSGAATANVMGPAARVNPAARPKVPTSAALRKLAEIENRYGHRRLEMDTSENESDLRTSDERPFSARSSSDRSRRGVRFLRKKADVKDSEAKIQKVGRAGQSKPTERRRVTLESEEEEILKLIGSSVEMSEDSDRWWNLPKKPPRTPSPPSKGTPRRNLQRSHSALGYSSLRRPSSRYHSRTPSPPSRSTARSPGRTRSLTRLGSRSPSPSVRSTLTNNTSPRARLGRRSRTPLSQRSDLKSLDELFSRTAETDDPSSASSNDFKLNILNLDELAPTTETSEVRGKEAAAIKTPKEIHPPSPTQGKALPHTKHIKPFTRKTSLTEEETASEVQTEMNASTEISVPTQEESADNTAYSEDFENSSEATASETEHRSRSGSRSSLKCAPSTECTPSPIRSYSRPKKPQRGERWAETVQRVSMKEMAVQTSEPGFTYYWPHASTLGPSLAPAFVDPVPIAHHVVSPELIEALTTYSPAALALNDMLKQQLFLTQSFVELTRQFHLSTVRSLEGEDYHYTTLEETKEYIRHHQSLKRNHGVALGTSGHHSWH, encoded by the exons GAGTACATGAATGCTCTCAACAAGAAGACAAGCGCATTAAAACTCTCGCAGCCGTCGGCCCCCAGTCTGAGCGACCGCAGCGACTTCTCAGTCGAGGACCAAGCAACAGAGCGACACAAAGGGACTGAGAGCCCACGGCAGGCAGCGTTCACGCAGAGCAGGTTCCTGAAGAACAAGCAAAGCAGTGAGCAGAAACCAGAGAGTCTGAGGAGTGGTGCAGCCACAGCAAATGTGATGGGACCAGCTGCCCGCGTCAACCCTGCTGCCCGGCCAAAGGTGCCGACCAGCGCGGCTCTGAGAAAGCTGGCAGAAATCGAGAATAGATACGGGCACAG GAGGCTGGAGATGGACACTTCTGAGAACGAGTCTGACCTGAGAACATCCGATGAAAGACCTTTCTCCGCCAGATCCAGCAGCGATCGCAGCAGGAGGGGTGTCAGattcctgaggaagaaagcagacgTCAAGGACTCGGAGGCCAAAATACAAAAGGTTGGAAGAGCTGGCCAGAGCAAACCAACCGAGCGTAGGAGAGTGACACTGGAGAGCGAGGAGGAGGAAATTCTTAAGCTGATTGGGAGCTCGGTGGAGATGTCTGAGGACAGCGACAGGTGGTGGAATCTGCCG AAGAAACCACCTAGGACGCCTTCTCCACCCAGCAAAGGGACCCCACGccgaaacctgcagagaagccaCTCCGCCCTGGGGTACAGCTCCCTACGCCGACCCTCTTCCCGCTACCATTCCAGGACTCCCTCCCCGCCGAGTCGGAGCACAGCCAGGTCCCCTGGCAGAACACGTTCTTTAACACGCTTGGGGTCTAGGTCCCCCTCGCCGTCCGTGAGGAGCACCCTGACCAACAACACTTCCCCCCGGGCTAGGCTGGGGAGACGCAGCCGCACGCCACTGTCCCAGAGGAGCGACCTCAAATCCTTGGATGAGCTGTTCTCTAGGACGGCCGAGACGGATGATCCGAGCAGCGCGAGTTCCAATg ATTTCAAATTGAATATCTTAAACCTTGATGAATTGGCACCCACTACAGAGACCAGCGAAGTGCGGGGAAAG gAGGCGGCTGCCATAAAGACTCCGAAGGAAatccatcctccctcccccacccagggCAAAGCGCTCCCGCACACCAAGCATATAAAACCTTTCACACGGAAGACTTCtttaacagaggaggaaacagcCAGCGAGGTGCAGACGGAAATGAACGCGAGCACAGAAATCTCTGTGCCGACGCAAGAGGAAAGTGCGGATAACACTGCTTATTCCGAGGACTTTGAAAACTCCTCCGAAGCAACAGCCTCGGAGACTGAACACCGTTCAAGATCAGGCTCGAGGTCATCTCTTAAATGCGCACCCTCCACAGAGTGTACCCCTTCCCCGATCCGTTCCTACTCGCGCCCCAAAAAACCCCAACGGGGTGAAAGGTGGGCTGAGACGGTACAGAGAGTCTCTATGAAAGAGATGGCTGTGCAGACCAGCGAACCTGGATTTACCTACTACTGGCCACACG CCAGCACCCTTGGGCCTTCTCTTGCACCTGCCTTTGTTGATCCAGTGCCAATAGCCCATCATGTGGTGAGCCCTGAACTGATAGAAG cactgacCACATATAGTCCGGCAGCCCTGGCCCTGAACGACATGTTAAAGCAGCAGCTGTTCCTGACCCAGAGCTTCGTGGAGCTGACCAGGCAGTTTCACCTCTCTACAGTAAGGTCACTGGAGGGCGAGGATTATCACTACACCACACTGGAGGAAACAAAGGAG TACATCAGACACCACCAATCGCTGAAACGCAATCACGGGGTAGCACTAGGAACCAGCGGACATCATTCTTGGCACTGA